GCGATTCCAACAATGCTGGTTAGCAATGGGATTTTTTTTAGTTGCAAACATGTTCTGTTCATTGGGTGTTTTGTCAACATTTTGGTTGAAATTCATGCATTAACTATAAAAGGGAATTTAAGTTTGATGGCCCTCAAATTTCTTTAAGCAAATTGGAGATTGAATTTTAATATATTAATCATGGTTTAGGTGTAATTGATTGATAATCTTGGATCAGAGAACTGTGATTTGTTAGATTTGCATCATTGCTAGAGTCTTGTACCACCAAAGAATTGACAAACTGGATTCAACGTGACAAGTCATTGAATCCCAAGGCCCATTGTCATGTTAAGCAATTTCGTTTTTCCAAATAAAATCAATGCAATTATGATGTAAAATGTGTTTGAATTTTAGCTTTTTAGAGTTCGTACTGGCAAATAGGACTAGCTTCTGTGAGGAAAATGATAATTGACTAATGTGATATTCTTGAAGGCTTTTAAGAGAGCAGCTGAGTCTTTGGAGAAGTTAATGGACGTCACAAGAGAGGAGCTTCCTGATACAATGGCTGCAGTTCGATTATCTGGGATGGAGATAAGTGACCTAACCATGGAGCTTAGTGACATTGGGTGAGGATAATATGGTGAAGCTTGAATTTTGCTTGATAAGTTGTATCATTATTTTCAGATTTTATATTTGACTTGTCTCGATGATTTTGCAGTCAAGAAATTACACAAGGTGTCAAAAGTTCTACTCGAGCTGTTCGGGTGGCAGGGGAAAGATTGAGGCAGTTGACTAATCTGTCTCCATCAGGTTATTAATTTGAGAATTGGCAGTGTCTTACCGGTTGTCTTTTATAGTAATTTGGGGAGATGAATTTCACATCATCTTTACTTGTTTAGTGCCTGTGCAGGTGGTAGCTCCGATGGAGGCGAAGGATAAAGTACCAGTTCTAGCTAGAACAGCCAGAGGCATAAGGATTGGGATTGTAAAGGGTCGTGGattttttcaaatgattttcacCCTCACTCATTTTTATAGGATTGTCTTGAACTTCTTCAAAGCTCGAGCTAAGGCATGAATTGAGATCTTGAAGTCACATGTTACTTGGAGAATCAGGTAGTTCTGTATATATCTTTTTGTAGTAATGTGTGGTTGCTAAATTGCTATTCAGTTAGGCTGATTTTATGGATTGTTGATATTATTTTTTGGAGTAGAATCAATATGAATATTTGGAACCTTGTGCGTTTCTTCTACAATTTGCTCAACTAATGGAGACGTTTTTCATACTTAAAATGTTGATAGGAACTTCGATGATGTTTGCTTCAGGGACAAAGAAAATTTCAGATCTTATGACGgaatataccagatataaaagTAGTGCAGTGAAGGAACATAAGTTGGGCTTTTCTATTGATAATCTTGATGGGATTAACTCTACCTGGTTCTATAGTGTTTCAGGCGGGTATGGTTAACATATGTACATGGTTTTCTCAGGCATATCTGGTAATGGACCTCGTGTCCATCTGGATGAGAATGAACTGTTGGAGATTGTATTGACTCTTGAGCTTCATGTAAGGGGATTTGCTGCATTATGTTTCTCTCGTAcccaccaaacaaaaaaaaaaaaaaaaggagagagaaagGGGATTTGCTTAATTCTGATCCTAGATGTActgattttggttgttttttttttgtgtgtgtggtTGTTGGGGAATGCCGGAATGATATATATGTTGGGAAATTTTCTCCTCCATTGTATAGCATGAAAAGGGTCTTAAAGTTCCTCCTTGGGCTATAGGTGGGGATTCAACTCTCACCTGCAGCGAAAAAAATCCAAGGGTGGTGCCAAAGCATCCCTTTGATCTAGTAAGGTCTGTATACCTGTTAGTCCCTAACACACGTCTCTTTAGACTCCTTCTCTACTGTAGTTTAGAATAGAATAAGTTATATAATTGTTATCGATTCCGGGAAAAAAGTATAGCATGAAAAAATTAGGGATACCTTGTTACAGGTTTCTTGCGAAACTACAGGCCTCAATAACAAGTTTCAGtaatattttgtttaattgcCCACTTTTTTTGGTTAAGTTGCTTTTGGCATTCTTTCTTGATGCCAAAATTAAGGGGAAGTTTTAACAGCTGAAGCATCCTCTGTCCATCATTGAAACGATGATATTCGGATGGGTCCTGAAGTTATCCCATCAAAGAATATAATCCACATGCGATTATGGTAATTAATCAATGCCTACAAATCTGTCAACATCTTGGCATTTACATTCAAGTTGTCTAACAAGTGTCTAATAGATACTTTTTAAGATGTATTTTATgtgttaaatttttaaaaataaaattaattttaaaaaagtgTATAAATACAATAGAGggtaataattgttagtgtgGATATGTTCATGATAAGTCATGTGTGTGTATAATTTCTGTGTGTTAATGAATGTCCATTGAATACCCGTTAAAAAAGTCCTGTActtaaatttgtttatttacGGTAATCTCGAGGCAAAGGAGTAATACAATTGGCTTAAAATTTTGCATGACAGCAATCTGATCTTTGTTAACTGCAGTATTTCACTATATAGAATTTCGAATGCATATAGATAATTCAATACCCAACTAGTATTTTCTTAGCCTTCGTCCTCATTGTTGTTAAACAGCAGAATTTCGTACCATATCTAGAAGAAGTTTTTGTATTCAGTAGTATGAAGAGACTCTAGTTAAGAGTGATTCTGAGAATCAGAACATAAGCTGTACTAAGGTGAACT
This sequence is a window from Coffea eugenioides isolate CCC68of chromosome 7, Ceug_1.0, whole genome shotgun sequence. Protein-coding genes within it:
- the LOC113778843 gene encoding uncharacterized protein LOC113778843 isoform X1 produces the protein MLSTLKIQPKTTPPRVYPRCNAGGFSNHRRFNLPLNRNRRFVSVSLEQAEPSDSSSHLTSTVGSSSSLSPVQWTLSSRHLSILSYTACAVAISATWLFCWAIPTMLAFKRAAESLEKLMDVTREELPDTMAAVRLSGMEISDLTMELSDIGQEITQGVKSSTRAVRVAGERLRQLTNLSPSVPVQVVAPMEAKDKVPVLARTARGIRIGIVKGRGFFQMIFTLTHFYRIVLNFFKARAKA
- the LOC113778843 gene encoding uncharacterized protein LOC113778843 isoform X2 gives rise to the protein MLSTLKIQPKTTPPRVYPRCNAGGFSNHRRFNLPLNRNRRFVSVSLEQAEPSDSSSHLTSTVGSSSSLSPVQWTLSSRHLSILSYTACAAFKRAAESLEKLMDVTREELPDTMAAVRLSGMEISDLTMELSDIGQEITQGVKSSTRAVRVAGERLRQLTNLSPSVPVQVVAPMEAKDKVPVLARTARGIRIGIVKGRGFFQMIFTLTHFYRIVLNFFKARAKA